aaacatgaaataaacgttttgtatatattaaaataacatatgttttaaacattaaataaatttttatatatattaaaaaaaatgtttttaaatgtaaaattgacgTATTTTATgtgtgttaaaaaatgtttaatttaatgttaaaaactttttttaatttgtcgttATTTgtctaacaataattatatttttataaaatcttcttaTAAAACAGCGATATCTGCAGTTCATCAAGTCCCGACGAGAAATATTGTGTACAAAATactagtataataattataaataaaaaaatattaaatgaataagtaggttgaaatatttaaatagtaaaaaaagagtaataatacataataatatgtcaaatgttttatttatatcttatgcttttaatatgttaactgcacatacatttttcaaactatatactttaaacaaacgaaatttttttaaactactataattataagaaaattaacattattagtAATCTttagaacaatttttaatttatgtaaaaacgtAATCTTTTCAGATAATCACATTTTAAGcaaaccaaattttttttaaataagtaaaatctgaagaaaaaacaataattcgtTAATTATCGGTTTTTGAAGCATCACTACTGGCAACACTGGTTTCCTCACCACTGCTTATATCAGGTTCTTTCTCATTCTCCTTCTCATTACTAGTATTATTACGTCTATAACGATAAAAAagacaaatacatatataatatataataaatgggAATAATCGATTACgtatacaataaaaacaattttagtactcacttatttttcttctctaaGCGAAAGCTGGCTTGAGCCAACCATGGTCCGGCTTTTCTACCGAATATACTTTCCGTCATTTTCGGAAATGTTTTGATCAttgtttctataaataaatcaatattccataaaaacgttatgtatattaaaaatgcatgttattttaaaataatgttaatttaccTATCATTAGTTTGCTAATTCGTCGTCCTTGCAATTTTTGTTTGACTCCTCGCTGACCCTTCCAATTAAATAAGCTAGCcgcattatcattaaatactATTCGTAACATGGAGTTGACTCTTTTTTGAATGCTGTCACCCTCAGCTGTTATATGCAGAGCCTCAATCTAAAtggaaattgattgaaattatgtgaaattgtataaaaatatatgggaTTTTTCACGCTAAAACGGACAACATATTTACCATAGAGGTCtttgacttttttatattttaaaggcTGAAAGTATATTATGCctaacattttcttcgcaattttatcatcaaaattccaaaatttcacaaaaaaataaaaacttgtatttttaaaatttttactttattttttttgtttattcactATCGAAACTAAATTCTCCAaaagttctttaaaaattaacaaggttttattattattatactttatattgtttaaaagataaaattgtttttttttt
This window of the Linepithema humile isolate Giens D197 chromosome 1, Lhum_UNIL_v1.0, whole genome shotgun sequence genome carries:
- the LOC136997309 gene encoding uncharacterized protein; the protein is MDRTIDSFMELESTKPLSEKSNTTNTISLLSDFPLSTMDELKAIEKKIKHDATFRSQLIEALHITAEGDSIQKRVNSMLRIVFNDNAASLFNWKGQRGVKQKLQGRRISKLMIETMIKTFPKMTESIFGRKAGPWLAQASFRLEKKNKRNNTSNEKENEKEPDISSGEETSVASSDASKTDN